Part of the Nicotiana sylvestris chromosome 2, ASM39365v2, whole genome shotgun sequence genome, TTAGTGATGCCTACATTAATCTATATATAGTGGTGTGATTAGACTGGAAGCATGTTTTCTGAAGAGGTTACTAGAGGCCTAAAGAAAGGAAGAACAGTGAGTGAGTTTTACCGTAGAGAAATATGGGAATGGAGGTTTTAATGAAGCCTACATTAATAATTAGAGGCCTAAAGAGGGAAAGAAGAGTAGAACCGTACCCAATGTTCCTTGGCTGCAGGAGAACATTGGCTGCTTAAGCTCAGGACATATAGTTATAGCTTTCTTTTATGAATGAGTAGTTTGGATTCTCAAGTAAACACGCCATTTGCAAGTGATAATGTGAAGTGCATTACTTGATAAAGAATctagcaattttttttttttgcgaagtAACTTTCCTAAATATCACGCTTTGGTCAACCAGGTCAAATAGTGTTCGTGAAAGCATGGCTGTTGCTTTCTTTTTGGTTGTGTGTATATGATAGTTTTTTCATTTATACATCTGACGATATCTTAAAGGTAATATGGAATGTCTTCATTattatcttattttttttaatttatggcAACATCATATAGTTTTGTTTGTCTAGATTCTGTCATTTGCTGTTTATTTTTACTGGATTTTATAATGTCCCTAAGGCTGGACATATATTCATTTACTGCATGAGATATGTGTTAACCACTTAAAGTGCTGCAGCTCAAATTGTTGAAGAGAATAGCGACTGTCAAAGATGATGGTACTGTAGAATTTGAAATTCCGGGTGATGTTGAACCCAGAGTGCTTGGAACTGGATCTGAAAGTGTGCATAGCGCAGTTGAGGATGAACCTCTTGATGCAACAGAACTTCAATATATTCCCCCTATACAGATTGTAATGCTTATTGTTGGAACACGTGGTGATGTGCAGCCTTTTATTGCAATTGGAAAGCGTCTGCAGGTACTTGGACATCATTTGGCAAACAGATTGTATATCTAAGAGTTAGGGATGTCACTAGATTGTAGATACATATGTATGTGCTCTTTGCATGTTAATTTGGCGAAACAGATTTCAGCTCTGCTAGGTGTGTATCTTTCTCTATGCACTGAATTCTACAATGGAAAGGGACATGCTACCTTTTCTCTTTCCGGTTTCCCACTTTTTTCCCTTTGGCTTCCATgctagccccccccccccccccacacacacacagcAAATAAAAAAAGGTGCAAATCTAAGAAAATTGCAAagtttttgttcttttggctgcAGTGCTAGTTATCTCACATTTCTCAGTTTATAAAAGTCCAGCCTTCTGAGTGCTTGTTATTGACACTGAACATCCAAATACACTCTCACCCCATTCTAAATCCAAGAAAAGGTTATCTGAAGAGTTTCCCGAGGTTATCAAGGACCTGATTTTCATGGTTGGTAATTCtcaatttttgtttaattattttgctTTCTGGGACGCTGTTTTTGTTGAAAATGGCTCTCTAAACTAGCCTGTAACTGCCTTTCCTTTCAAATACAGACCTAACTCCTTATTGCATGAGTTTGTACAGAAACTCGCCATGCCTCTAGTCCATTTCTCAATTAAATTAGGACATGGTCAAGCCTGGAGACGCCACTAAACAGGAATACATGTTAGTGGTTGCCCAATTTGAGGCCTAACCCTACCTCTTTCTCTTTGCTCATCTCCTTCACAAAATAGAATTTGAAATGATTCTTAAAGCCCAGACGCTATCCTTTGTTGTACCGCTTCAATTATGTATCATATAAGGTCTTCTGCATATTGACATTGCATCGTTTTTCTGCTGATAGAACATGTTGGCTCATAACTTCAGTTTGTAATTCTGGATCTAGCAGATTTTATTTAGTAATTGTAAATTGTTTCAGTTATAAGTTACAAGGGCTGCAACCATAGAAACTTGTAACTGCCGTTTGACTTTTTGAGCTGTCATTGGTTAGACAAAATTTTGTAAACTTTCTTTTATGGGAGAATCCTGTGTTTCTGAGATCTTAATCTAATTCAGTTTgactttttaaatagttaatagATTAGGAGAGTAATTGTTCCCTCACTGCTTCTTGCGTGACCCTAATTTGCTGTAGAAGTTGGACTTTATGTGGTACATTGTGAACTTCCGTCAAAAGAACTTTAATAATTTGTCATTCCTTGTCATAGTTGAAAAAGTATGCCATGGTCTATACTAGTTTGTTGACAGAACTGTCGATGCAGGATTTTGGCCATCGAGTGAGGTTGGCGACGCATGCAAATTTCAAAGAGTTTGTCTTGACTGCTGGATTGGAATTCTATCCCCTTGGGGGTGATCCAAAAATTTTGGCTGGATGTATGTTCCTAAATTTCCCGCTTGTTCTGAAACTGATTTGGCAGTCTATTGTGGTTCTCCTGTCTCGCTTGAACTTTGCGCAATTGCTGTTCATTTGTGATGGATGTTTACTACTTTTAAAATAATACATTgtgagatccagtagcccattcAACATACACTTATGTAACTCTGCTAAAGCTGGAACAAATGTTGGAGAACCAGCTTTTTCTTGGTTTACATGCTTGTCGAGAACCTTGATTTTAAACAGTCACATGGGAGACTTCAGGAATAagcacaaaataataataataataataataataataataataataataattcagtAATAAGCTTCTTGCACTGGTTAGATGCACTCAAGTTCTTATTTTCTCTAGTTGAAATAATTGTCTTGCATTGCATTACTTAGATGCACTTAAGCTTTTTCTTAAACCCACTACAACTATGCTCCGTGGGAATTGCACTTTATTTTCACTAAACTAAACAACTGCATCATATGCCATAGTTTGCCTTGTGTGCGAATTTTCTTTTCGTGAATTCTCTTGGGCATGAATTTGAGGATTAGTATTATATATGATGTGTATTTTCCTACGTCATTTGAAAGACAAAATTCATAGTTGCATCTGGCGTATCTGGTATATCTTGCAGTGTGTATCTGGTGGATGCATCCGGTCATACTTGCAAGTCATTAAATATGTAAGTCAACTAGACAATTACAATTTTCTTCCTCTTGCATATACAGACATGGTTAAAAACAAAGGATTTTTACCTTCCGGACCTTCAGAGATTCCTACTCAGAGAGCTCAGTTGAAGGATATTATATACTCTCTACTCTCACCCTGCAAAGAACCTGATAAGGATACAGGGGTTCCCTTCAAAGCAGACGCAATTATTGCTAACCCCCCAGCATACGGTAAGATTAGTAGTTTATGCATCTTCTATACTATTTTATTCATTTCCTTGTTTATGTATTGGCTTGCCCCTTCTTTCCTGTTTTCATTATAGTCAAACTCTCCTATTCCTATATGCTGATATTTTTATTGAGTGATATGCTTCAAGTTACTTTTAAAGGCTGAATTAGTAGTATTATAAATTGAAAAAAGAAGGATCTTACTCCAGCAGTTAGAATAAATATTTCAGGTACAATCCCAAAACATATACTAAGCTCCTTCTTTTATTGGCAAGGGCAAGTAAAGTGAGTAATGCTTGGACAGAGTAAATTATATTACCTTAGACATAGTAGGGAAAACTCTCCATGTGTGTCAAGCTTGAAGTGTGTCCTTTTCTTGCAGCACACGGGGAAAAATTCTAtaatatttctcaaattttgcTTCTTCAGTTTAGTGGAGAACAATTCACATGTACTACATTTGGCAAGGGATCAAAGAGTCTGTAATCACCGAAAAGAAACTGTCTCAGAGAATTTATTGATTCTAACACTTATTAGCATATAATGAAAAAATTTATTGCTATCTTGGAGATTCTTTTCAAATTATCTTTTTTTTGGATAACCGTGGTGTTTTTTTTCGAATATTTATGTTGAATTAGTGCTCATGAAGTCGACATTTTAATGCATAAAAGTAGTAGTTACATGTTAATCCAACAATTGCGTTCAAGCATTAATGTTGATGACCCACGAGTGTATAGTCAATATGTATATTTCCATTTAAATTTGGAAGATGGGTCTTACATTTGTTATGCCATTATTTCAGATGTGTGAAAATATCTTCTCTATTAGGATTATCTTTTGTGGATGCAAGTAGTAGTTAAACTCTTGTTCATTGGGTTAGAAGTGCAGTTGTGGAGTGGATTGACCTGCAAACATTTTAGTTCTTGCTGTTATAAGGCATAGAATTTGATCGGATCGGTGGTTTTGTGTAGGTTACAGCTAATACAATTGAATCTTTAGTGGAGTTTGACATTTGAGGCAACGATATAACATGTTCCAACTCTCTATCTGGATGTACAAGATGTATTATGCATGCTTGGCTTTGTTTTATTGGTTCATAAAAGACCATTTCCACTTGTCGTAGATAATGCAGGTCCAAGTGAATCAAATATTCTATTGATGATTCACACAGTTTTCAAAAATTTGTTGTATGGCATGGCTTATGGACCTCCTTTCAACTCTGTTGGGGCCATGTCAAAGCTGTTGTGCTAGTCAAACATTTTGGATGTATACATATGCTAGTGTTATTAGAGTAGTATGTCCTACTAACATTGAATCCCATTTCAGGGCATACACATGTTGCAGAAGCATTGAAAATCCCAATTCATATATTTTTCACAATGCCATGGACGTAAGTCTGCTTGGGTAATGGAGGCTTAGGAAGCTACTTAGTTTTCCGTTCTATTCATTTCCATTTAGATATCTTGTTGACAAGTTAGATCTGGGCCTTAACTTATCATCAAatgtattttatcttttgcacAGGCCAACTAGTGAATTTCCTCATCCTTTGTCCCGTGTAAAGCAACCAGCTGGATATAGGGTAAGTTGGATTTCGGCATCTACCGTTCGTATCTTGTCTTTCCGTGTTTGTTTAATGTTGCAATGATGTACTGTACTTTTTTTCTATCTCCCTTCCCACAAAAAATAAAATGGTTGGTTTCTGTTCACATTTTTTCTTTTACGAACTGTGCAGCTATCATATCAGATTGTTGACTCCTTGATTTGGCTAGGAATACGCGACATGATAAATGATGTTAGGAAGAAAAAACTGAAACTTCGACCAGTCACATACTTAAGTGGTTCACAAGCCTCTGAGTCGAATATCCCACACGGATATATTTGGAGTCCTCACCTTGTTCCTAAACCAAAAGGTTCATCCTTCAAATTTCTTTTTACCTGATATAAGAACTCCTTTATCTTTCTCAGCTTTAACTTGTTTATCTGATATAGTGCAAACTTTGTATAAAATCCCTTTTATATTCCATTACTCCTATGAGAGCCTAATAGTTCGTAGTGCATCATGTTGTTAATCTTTTTCATATTCTGATCCTATGAGATTCCATTACTGTTTATTAAGTTGTCACTCTAGCTTTATACTGTCTGACTTTTGCAGATTGGGGACCTAAGATTGATGTGGTGGGATTTTGCTTCCTTGATCTTGCATCGGGTTATGAACCTCCAGAAGTACTTGTAAACTGGCTTAAAGCTGGTCCAAAGCCCATATACATTGGGTTTGGTAGTCTTGTGAGTTTCTTGGACGTTTACTTTCTTTATAATTTTTCTCTCTATCTATTCCCTTCTTCTCTCCCTTCgatccaacaaaaaaaaaatacagaatatccccccctccccaaacccctcccccacccccacccccatcCCCATCCCCCTGAACTTGGCATTTCGATAGCCTCGACCCCTTAACCAATCTCACCTGATGTGGATGAGACAAATGCGCTGCCAcatggattttttttttcatgtggcattttttaaaaataaaatatattttattactttttaaAATTTGTTAACGTTTTGGATCATCTTTTTCAAGCCAAATTTGTTAAGAAACTTGGCTGAAACTCCATTATTTAGGTTAATCTTTTTTACCTAAGAGTAATGGAGTTTCAGCCAATGTTGTAATAGATTTGACCTTAAAAAATTACGCAGTTGAAACAAATTGTTGTTGCatttaaagaaagaaataaaataaaatacaccaATATAATTCAATTATATTGGATAGAACTTTTTTATTTGACCAAAAATAATTGAGCTCTAGCAAAATCTTTTTACAGATTTGGcccctaaaaatttaaaaaatacacAGAATGTATAGTCATTGCATCCAAAGAAGAAATACACAATTGAAGCTCCACTATTTTGGATAAAAAAAAAATGGCTAAAAATACTGAGTTCCTATTTGGCCCAAAAAGAAGAAATACACAGTTGGAAAAAAATAGTCATTACATCTATAGAAGAATAAAAAGAAATGCACAGTTGGAACTCCATTATTTTGGCCAAAACCTCTTTTATTTGGCTAAAAACAATAGAGTTCCAGCCAAGCTTTTACATATTTGGCAAAAAGAAGAAATACACAGTTACAACAAGTAGTTACTGTatataaagaagaaataaaaagaaatacaaaGTTGGGGTGAAAATATGCCATTGTATATGAAGAAGAAGCAAGATGAAATGCAAAACTGGAACAAATAAATCATTGTATATGCCTACGTGGCAATAACGGTTGGAAAATACTCCACTTAGAAGCTGATTTGTTGATTTTTCTTCATTTCCACACGCCTAAAATAGAGTGTATTCTAGCTATTTGCCATGTCAGCAGTCTAGGGGTCGAAGCTGTAAAACTGCCAAGTTCAGGGGGTAATCAGGACTAAAAATAGTTCAGTTGTGCACTGAATAAACGGTTGCCAAGTTTAGGGGGGTTCAGATGTattatgccaaaagaaaaaggaaaagcaaGAAAGCAAAAATCTCTCCGTATGTAACCATCTGTCCCTTCTTTGGTTCTGCTGAGGAAGCTTTGAAAAAAGAGCTGTGATGATTTCTTGTTGTTGTACCTTTGCAGTTGGATTCCGGTGGTTAGTGGCTATCTATATATATTATGAAATGTGTTCGACAAACTATTATTCCTTTCAGACTCTTCTCTCCACATTAAGTGCATATTAAGAGACGCATAAAATGCAGGCTCACTAGGAAAGTATCTGCTATACAAACTAGGTTCTAGGCGTTTTAAAGTACAATTCAAATAATGCTAAATATCCTTCACGCTAAACTCTTGCTACAGATCAAATTATTGTTTAATACCCTGACTTcagctttattttttttcttgaaaatagTATCTATCTTCTAATTTAACTTATTTCTCCTATCTCAGCCTGTTCAAGAGCCAGAGAAGATGACCGAAACAATTGTTAAAGCACTCGAAATCACTGGACAAAGGGGAATCATTAATAAAGGCTGGGGTGGCCTCGGAAACGGTAAGAAGTTTTCTTCTGCATTTACTTTATTCTGCTTTCGAGAATAACCCGTTATTTTTACTATAGTACTTGTGTATTTGTAGATTATCTCTTAGAGGGTATTCATTAGCTTATTTACCTGCTTTTCTTTGTGGCTCCAGTGGCAGAACCAAAAGATTTTGTGTATTTGCTCGATAACTGTCCCCATGATTGGCTTTTCTTGCAGTGTGCTGCAGTGGTGAGTCTCTACTAGCCTTGCTTTTTTGTTTCTTCATTCTTTAAGATATCCATTACATTTTATCTTTCTTCTTTAAGCTATAccatctatctatattatatttatataaatataaagCTGGGCAATAGGCTAGCTTATGTGGTGCTCTCTTATGCCAGCTtttctatttatcttttttcttagaATTTTGCCCTTTTCTTTTTATGCAACTTTTGAAAAACGTGGCTCTATTAGAAAATTCAACAGTTACATCTTTTAGAAATGTTGCTACATTAACTATTACAGTGAATTTAATGTTAATTAATCCCAAGAATTGTTGTTACTTCTCAAACCTTTCATATTCCTTAACTTGAGGAGGAATCTTAAAATCTCCAGCAATCACCTGActtttgcatatatatatatatatatatatatatatatatatatatgtgtgtgtgtgtgtgtgtgtgtgtgtgtgtgtgtgtggcacCAATAGAGATATGCAATAATCCATGCAAGATGTGAAGTAATCAAATCAAATATTCTATACTTATACAGTCGAAAACATAGCTGCGGCCGATtgctttcatatatatatatatatatatgtgtgtgtgtgtgcgtgtggcACCAATAGAGATATGCAACAATCCATGCAAGATGTGAAGTAATCAAATCAAATATTCTATACTTATACAGTCGAAAACATAGCTGCGGCCGATtgctttcatatatatatatatatatatatatatgtgtgtgtgtgtgtgtgtgtgtggcacCAATAGAGATATGCAACAATCCATGCAAGATGTGAAGTAATCAAATCAAATATTCTATACTTATACAGTCGAAAACATAGCTGCGGCCGATGGCTTTTCTGACCATGTTTCTTCCCTCACCCGCTAGCCCTCTTCTGTTCAAGGTACTTTCTCCGGGTTAGAGTTTGGTTTCAACGGATCCTCCCTAAATGGAGAAACAAGATAACTTTGTTTGCCCCAGAAGAAAGAGAAAATTTATCGAAAAGGTAGGtaactgaaagaaaaaaaaattgggcATTTTTTCTTATACTCTTTCGGGTCCTATCCTAGATTTCCATATTGGCTTTGTTGTAGTTGTTGCAGCAAAATCTGAACTAACCAATGAAATTTTTACTTTTTAGTCGGTTTGTTCTGCCCTTCCTGGTGCTATCTGTGATAAATTTAAAGGAGGAGTTTTAGGAGTACTAGAATGGTAAGaacaataattaaaagaaaaaggtagaATTATTAGATTTTGCATAATATTTTGTAGCATAGAGAAGATTTTACTGATTTTAGATAGAAATTAGGATGAAGAATGAAGAGAaatataaaaagggaaaaaaataagagaaataagaaaaaatataaataaaatggcTGGAGATGGCAACTATGCAGAAGTTATAGGGAAGGTGAGTAATGACCGGTGATCtggaagagaaagaagaaaatgaaaatgcaTAGAAGGAattaaggaaaaacaaaaataaaggaaGAGAATACGGGATTCTATCATTCACGGGTGGCCCGTGGCCCTTATTAGTATTGATGTGCATTCCAtcaatttattatttctttcctATGTTTGAGCCTTccgttttttctttttattcttttattctaaattattaatttttttttttgaaaagacgaAAGTTGCCAAAAAGGAAGGTTGAGACGCCCGCGTGCGTACACTACATCCTAAAACTCCAACTGTAGAATACGGGTGACGTTAACTTCGTGTGCAATCAATTGCAAATTTCCTAGGAGATACTAAGAAAAGTTTTCCCAAcctttttcttaaattttattttaaaaatgcaGTGAATAGTAGTCTCTTTATAAAAGTTCTAGAGATGTTGCCTTTCTTAAAAATTGAAGATGTTGCCTTTCTTCTTTAGTTGTCTCAAAGAAAGTCAATTACTTGAAAGGAAAAAACCCACCTCTGAGTATATCATTGAATATTTTGTAACAGAGAAATAAATAATATGTGGTTATAAGTTGTAACTCTATTATTTACTGTTTGTGACTATGAGACGATTACAATATTCACTGTGTTGGCAATAGCCAAGTGAAAATGAGGCTTGACGCAAATAAAATTGGACTCACTTTTATACCATCTAGAAGTTTGATTTAGTAAAAATAGGATATGTCTATTACACTAAAATGTTGAttattgagaaaaaaaaaaaggacggTAATGATATTTTTTGACAAGTTCTATAGGAGTAAGCTTAATGCCTATGTAAAGGAACTCAAGCCTGGCCCCAAAGCAGAAGTGTTTGTTACATAATGTCATTTACATTGCAACAAGAAGTAAGTTGCTCAGTAGGACTAGGATAGTTCTCTTTGACTATTGTATGTTATAACTCATGAACAATATTTACCTTTAAATATAGTCACtaataaatatattattattataaGGCAGAATAGCCTAGTAGACACTTGTAATTGTCCCACTTGGTCATGCCGGTCCCAGTACTCTATAGTTTGCCAATTAAACACTGATACTTGTTCAAATTCTATATATTAAGCCCTTTTCTAAAGAGGTCAATGGTGCGTGCAACACAATCGTCTCCACATAAGAAATAATatgttaaaaattaaataaaaaacccccaaaccctatttCCCTCATTTTACACGGATTGTTTCTCTTTCATTGTCTATTTCTCCTTCTACGCTTCATCTTCGTTTCTCCTTCTATGCTCCATCTCTCCTTCATCTTCATGCGTTTTTACTAAGCTTTGTAGGATTTTCAATGTAAATGTTTATAAGATGAAGATGATGAGATACATGATTGGTAGCAGCCATGGCTCATTAGTACCTTTGCCCCGAAACCACTACGCTATTAGGAGCTAATGACTGGCAGACTGAAACTGGACCAAGTTTTGGCAGAGTCAATAAATGACAAGcttgtatttctttttcttttttttccatctTTATCTGTGTTCTCGTAGAATATTATAGTATGCGCAAATCCTAATATTATCATTGTTCATTAGGTTATGACTTGGTAATGGTAGGAATCCAAATTAGTCTtctgattttttaatttttttgtaagTATGTTGGGTTCCATTCTGGATTGTGGTCACCAAGTTATATCATAATATTATGGTATTTTTGGGGAAGATAGAGGAATCTTGCATGCCTTTCCAGATAAAAAATTAGGGGTTTTTGTTTGTTTCTTATGGAGTCCCTTAAAGGTGTACTTTTATCTGGGGAGATTCCAAACAAGGACGAAAAAGTTGGAAAAAATTAAGGGAAAGAAGAGGTGATTTTGCTAATGCCGAAAGAGAGCTCCAGGTAGGTTCAACAATGGAGAATGAATCGAGAATCAAGAAGAAGACCAATAAACAAGGGGAAATATTATTGTTAGGGCTTTCTAATAGGTCCCACGCCCCTAA contains:
- the LOC104243538 gene encoding sterol 3-beta-glucosyltransferase UGT80A2-like, producing MAESSSKFDRPSSPSSSSSSSSGEVSVAVEKDVSDENGSNTGGGEGADVDNRESVGGSVGITDSAGTPAMELTRVNTLPPEILTSEKPQSPSHHLKLERSKTETPTHSSGFAQAAAKIFDNKISEQQKLKLLKRIATVKDDGTVEFEIPGDVEPRVLGTGSESVHSAVEDEPLDATELQYIPPIQIVMLIVGTRGDVQPFIAIGKRLQDFGHRVRLATHANFKEFVLTAGLEFYPLGGDPKILAGYMVKNKGFLPSGPSEIPTQRAQLKDIIYSLLSPCKEPDKDTGVPFKADAIIANPPAYGHTHVAEALKIPIHIFFTMPWTPTSEFPHPLSRVKQPAGYRLSYQIVDSLIWLGIRDMINDVRKKKLKLRPVTYLSGSQASESNIPHGYIWSPHLVPKPKDWGPKIDVVGFCFLDLASGYEPPEVLVNWLKAGPKPIYIGFGSLPVQEPEKMTETIVKALEITGQRGIINKGWGGLGNVAEPKDFVYLLDNCPHDWLFLQCAAVVHHGGAGTTAAGLKAACPTTVVPFFGDQPFWGERVHARGVGPPPIPVDEFSLDKLVDAIKFMLDPKVKEQAIELAKAMENEDGVTGAVKAFFKHLPRKKLEPEQLPKRSSVFSIKSCFGFS